A stretch of DNA from Columba livia isolate bColLiv1 breed racing homer unplaced genomic scaffold, bColLiv1.pat.W.v2 Scaffold_134, whole genome shotgun sequence:
GATTCCTGAGACACCAGGGGTTGGGGGGTAGGGATGGAGGaaggaacaaggcctgacagggctgaAGCCTGGCAGGGCAATCCAGCCACTGGCCACTTACATCCACTGGCCACTTACATCCGCCAGCCAGAAGTCAGGGAATTCCATGACCATGTCCAGCAAGTCTGTTGCCCGCTTCTTGTCAAAGATGCTGGAGTCTCTCATCGCCTCGATGAACACAAGGACGATGTCTGTCCTTTCAGAAGTTCTGAGGTATCTCGCACAGGACtatgggaggaaggaaagaaaagaaggaaatgaagcCAAATCACACCGAgcgccctgatgctgctgcttggccaggcagtgccagcagccctgcagagacacccgacagtgctggtggcagagcccgcagcaaagctggcagcaggggtgGCAGTGACTGCACGGGGAGGATGAGAACAGAGGCCCTGGAGTGAGGGAGGAGGGTCGGactcatgggcacagggtgctggccctgccgtgaaccagggcttgctggtggccaggaggactggggctgctgctgggacactggtgcCAAAGCCCGGAACCCAAGCGTGTGTCCAGGGCTGGCTCTGTGGGTAGTCAGGGCTTTGCAGGCCCGTGCCGGccacagctcccaaagcagctgcctgggcagcagccccgcatggggcagctgcaggctgctctggggtgcagggatggggagacggcctggctggagggtgcctggctCCTTACCGCCAGTGTGGGATGTCTGAATAGCGCAGAGCTCATCTTCTCaatcctccccacagccctctccTGCACACATTCTCTCTCAGAGGTGGTGAAGgtcaagagcatctgggaagagagaagctgctggtgagccctgggagcagccaccgcTCCAGCAGAAGTAGCACCACTCaactcctgggctggactctgttCTCAGGCAAAGCCTGTAGTGGGGTTCTGGCCCTCAGGCCCCTGGCAGGCTTGGAacaaatgccctgggccagccctgtggccaggcagggaggcagaTGTCACCCTCTGcggccactgtgctgcagaagagcctggcgggcagcccctggttccccggggaggtgggcacCCTCCCAGCAGCGCTCTCTGCACGGCACGGGGTAGGACTGTCCACTCCAGAGGGGacaccccatccccagggtgAGGAACAGCCCTTGTGAAGCCCACTCTTTGCACACGCCAGACCTGGAAGATATTCTGGAGCAGCTCGCTGACTCTGGAGGCTGAAGAGCCGAGCACCAATGCCTGCAGCATGTTGTCCATGGCTTCCATGGTCTGCAAGGAGACAAGGAGTTTTGGCCGTGTTTCCTGCCATCTGTTTCACACACGGGGGACTGATATGAACTCTCAGTGCCAAGAGGCAACTCCTGTGCTGATTTTCTGTGTCTGGGAGAGACTCAGGGGCAAATAATCTGCTACGGGCAGAGCAGCAATTGGCACTGGATGTGGCCAGGCCAACTGTCAGCAGATGAAGGCATGAGGgtgtgaaagcagagctgagaccaACCCTGCCTTGTCTTTCTGGTTATATATCACCATGGGGTGAAcagggagcagccagagggACTGTTGGGTCCTGCAGTTCACCAAGCACTTACTTTTAAGAAGAGATAACGGCCCATatcctgcattttctcttctggaggAAGCAAGAAGACACTAGAGAAGCAGGCTTGGAGGAGGCTTGCCTCCTTGCCCTCCAGCGCCCTCTCCACTGCgctgcaaagagagaggagCCAGTCACACTTGGGTATTTGGAGCAGTGCCTCGAGGCCTCGTGCAGGCGTCCCCGGGAGGGATGGGCAGGTACCTCAGTTCGGCAATGGCAAGCATGGCGTTCCACCGCACCGCCGTGCGCAGTTTGTTTctgggctcctcttccagcagcacctgcagagcacagccgggatgggacctgcagctgccagcacccagtgccaccagcccctggccctgcccagcgctgtcCTCACAGGGTGCCGGGGGCATCGCCCCCTTCCCCAGAGACGCCATGTATCCCCTCACCTTGATATTCTCTGCCAGACCATATCTCTGGCAGAAGAGATCTAGGCCCTGTGGAGGGCCGTGGCGCTTGCTGTTGTAGCACAGGTCACAAATGTTCTGAAGAAACGGAAtcttctggctctcctcctggcagccaggggacagagagacaaacagggagtgtgagatggggacacacagccagCGGCACCACAGCATGGGGGTGCAGTGCCAATTAGCGCCCTGggagaggcagctctgcccagccagcaccctccagcacccgcagcagagcccctgtcagCAGACACCGGCTCAGCCGCCTTCCAAACGGCCATGGttaccttttctgggctgctgacAAAGGACATGATGGAGTCCACCCGTGTCCTTTCGAATTGGTAGACAGGTAACCAGCCAGCATCtaataaaggaggagagcagggagggctgcagagagggtttgcaggcaggacagagcagaaggagctctgccccatgtccatcccagtgcccgctgccccggcacagTCTCCCCGTGCGTGTCAGGGCTGCAAGGGTGCCCAGCAGACGGGctgcgatgctggagccaggcaggacggggaaagcgcccagtgcagcgggtgaggaactcgcttcagacgggcaggaaaggtccccgtcccgcagcacggctgcctcctgcccgcccagctgcctctcgctgcccgtgccctgcagcaggagctgggtcccctctgcccgcagaggctgtgctggggccggctcccagctccgagcagccctgggcttcaggcagcataatcaccacccatggaaccccctgccagcgtgTGGGGAACCGTGACCCTGGTGTCGAGCGGGGAGCGAtcgctgggccccaccctgcccaacaaccagggcccctcactcaccgatctgcagtggctgtgccacatccacctggttgggcTGCGGTGGAGATGTgacctcctggggagccccaacctcctcctgccaggccaccctggggcggctggggggtctctcctgccaggccagcctaggGCGGATGGGGggtcttcctgccatttttcagacaaaGGAAAGGACGAAAAATGGGGAAGGCGGACGCTTTGTCAAAATGCCTCGGtattgcagctctgccagaggcagcggtgAAGGGTGTGGGATGCGCCCGTGTGCTCCTCGtcggggaaagacgtgagctcaggagctccttgctccaagtctgccgggggcagccagagctgggctgtggttggactcgatgatcgtaagggtcacttccaaccaaGAAGATTCTCTGGTTCTCTGACAGACGTGGGCTACGctcggggctctcgccagctccgtgctcgcaccctgtcctgtcaccgtcctgtcggacagtgtgggctgggcccgcagctgcACCGATCACATgcggggcagtgggtgtcaccaagtgaggtcacaaagggcaccactgtgaccctgtgcctgGGTGGGGAGGGTCAGGAGGTCCCCTTGGGAGGCTCAggacagctcagccctgggcacatgGCTGCTACATTTCCATCCCAGTTTCTAGAAGTTCCAgcacccattgctctgagcacagtCTTGAACAGTCTGCTGCACCGCTCCATTTCCCAGCGgctggtgcatggtggggatgtcacagacctACTCAATGCCATctccttgctccaggagcatccaTCTATGGGGATGTTGCGGAAAGGAGTCCCGTTGTCtggctcagttctctctgggctgccaggggtggcagatgcactcgatcCCCCAATCACCCCCGGCCAAACccacagcagtttggtccaggctccggaggagggaagggcctgagccgtacccaggccaagaactcctgccaggagacccacagggaagcagaagagcaacTGAATGCCGGTAACTTGTGAATGCACAAGTCTCAGacacttttcctactgtatgcaatgTGACTACGAGTCTATCACTTCATTCCATAAATACGACAGCGTGgatgagccactgtgagctctccctgctaaataagtgagctgtatggcaatggttttactactcacagctCAGTGGATGAGACcaatttaagtttaatattaatcatttacctTAAGTAGAGgcacactaaatataatcaATTCTTTATGCACATAAGGtggtatgatttttaatatactctttgcttcatgttacttggtaaactgtatttgctaaaattttaagctgtaaagtgCTGCTCATatctaccaaaagcaactacaaactacactgatcGCTTACAAGATAAGGCCGATATTgcacttcactgagaagaaaggaatttgCGTCCAGGCAAAACAGTAACTGCAAGGTTATGGACAATAACCaatgtctacagctgaacaCAACAAAGCCCACGTGGAATCAGAGAAGTTTGCCACTGCAGCTTTAAACACGGACTCCAGAGCCAAtggttatcagggagagaagaatcctgacAGTGTGAACTGCGACGGGTACGGCCTCACCTGAGAGTTTGTCCTCGGAGCTCCAGGACACAGAGTCCAGCGTGAAAGGTTATCAGGGAGGCAAGAATCCCGACAGTTTGCTTCCTGTTCCTGCAAGACAAGTGACAACCAGTCAGTGTCCCCTCTGTGGCACCTGGACCTTCCAGAGCGGGACGGCTGGTGGGAACTGTCACCatcagccaaggctctgtgggaagtcttctcctggcacaggagcagctctggctgtgcctgctgAGCACCACACTGCCCCACGGAGAACAGCAACACTGGGAgagtgggtctctatggtctctatgggtccctatggtctctatgggtctctatggtctctatgggtccctatggtctctatgggtccctatgggtctctatgggtccctatggtctctatgggtctctaagggtctctatgggtctctaagGGTCGCTAcgatctctatgggtctctatgggtctctgtggtccctGTGGATCTCTATGGGAAAGTTGACGGGGGGACCTGTCGAcctcagcacccctgggccccagcatgtcccagttcagcagccctgggcccgagggctcagcccagggacagccccacaaccagggtcagagcggttcctgctgctgccccgagggtcaccagccccaggcagccctgagccagagtgcaggtgtctgagctgggctgagctggaaggggctgcaaaacagctcatcggaggaggcgatggaagaAGGTGCCATGTGTGTGGCACCGGGGGTGAaccgacaccctcagtttggtatctggacccgtgctgggcttgcacatggactaagccccagctcagaccacaaattgctgttcccagccccggctgccaagcgctggtcctgctctctcctccctggtgcGACCCGAGCGCAcgactgccctgcctgctcctgccttggggCTTGGGGAGCTCAGgtcaaaaggaaagacagactgGTGTGGTTATGGGATCTCTTAAGTGTCCTGGGACTGCTTTGCTCATCACTCTGTAACAGTTCCTGGGCTATTCAGTCCATaggtgcccagagaggcaaaAAAGTTCATGAACTGACTTTCCAATTAAGGTTTCCTTcttacaaaaacacacacttccattttctcatcggcaaaagactgaaagatggaagctgaagcagcatgtgcctcttgtgaaaacaggGAACAACAGATGATTCCATTCAGTGGATCCTTAGTTGCTTCCTGCACAGGAAACCTGTCCATTAATTTAATCCctggtgtccaggcagggccttgctgatgttcctgtgtcgcagcaagtgtgtgcatgtcaggctttctgcaggtttgtgactgagttttccattttccctaaCAGTGACAATCTTGCTGTGTGCTCCTGAAGTCTCCCATAAGCTGGTGGTTGAGAGAAGGATggggagctccagtgagctcagggaggaccaggcagcatcacaggcaaagcaaacGGGAACTCGACTGGGTGAAcattaatggaatttattgaTAGAAGAAACAGGAACGTCTCCCCCATCTCTGGGCGGATCACCGTGCACCCTGATCCGATACAGGCAGGTGTAGTCCGGGTggccccagttgctcagcacttgcagcctgatgtaattcaCGACCCCAGGGAGCTCGTTCTGCAATGACAAGAACAAATGAgtcgccttttcctctctggcccgtgagcactgacagaagtgcCGCAGCGACGGCCTcgatcagcagcttccttcctgctgccccgcgGGGGCTTTGACCTGTCGTGGTGCAGACGTTCTTATCCTGGCCCAGGACGTTGTATCAAGGATGGTGTATTttggatgctatatctaggaggGTGTacctgggatgatgtatctggaaTTCTGTATCAGGGATCCTgcatccgggatgctgtatctaggatcctgtatctgggatgctgtatttgggattctgtatcggggatcctgtatctaggatgctgtatctgggatgctgtatctaggatcctgtatctgggatgctgtatctaggatgctgcatctctgatgctgtatctaggatgctgtacctgggatggtgtatcttgaatgctgtatctgggattctgtatctgggatcctgtatctgggatgctgtttctaggattctgtatctaggatgctgtatttaagatgctgtatataggatgctgtatctgggatgctctatccgggatgctgtatctggaatgctggaTCTAGGATGCtggatctaggatgctgtatctaggatgttgtatctgggatgatatATCTGGGATTCTttttctaggatgctgtatcttggatgctgtatctgggatgctgtatctaggatgctgtatctaggatgctgtatctgaggtcctgtatctgggatgttctatctaggatgctgaatctgggatgctgtatttaggatgctgtttctaggattctctatctagaatgctgtatttaagatcctgtatcttggatgctgtatccggcatgctgtatctgggatgctgtatctaggatgctggatctaggatgctgtatccgggatgctgtatctaggatgctggatctaggatgctgtatccgggatgctgtatctcagatgctgtgtctaggattctgtatctaggatgctgtatctgggatgctggaTCTAGGATGTtgcatctgtgatgctgtatctgggatgctgtgtctaggatgctgtatcggatatggtgtatctgggttgctgtgtttaggatcctgtatctgggatgctgtatctaagatgctttatctaggttatctgtataaatatgtgtacCCTGGACCAATACAGTCAACTATGCTctgtcactcacattgagtcgtctcagctttttcctccgCCGCTCGCAAGCTTTGGTTTGGAAGACATCAGATTTGGAACGTTAAGGAAGCTGTAACTGccttggtgtttccttctccccgcagtcgcatttctggttctgtctgtcgagttctgctcctctcccgcaccaggtgctgatcgtggggctcagggtgagggggggcagggagggcggggggtccgtgggcttcaataagttttgtttggggtttttcaatcgcctctgttgacacgtcgtataacaactgattgctgcagtgctaatgaatgaacaggaggatgagcaacagactgcagaaactgtttggcttttggtttattgaaaaattatgatttaactCAAAAGCAACAAGGTCTTGTagtggtcttctaatacctagtgacagctttttagTTTACCGTTTTGGAACTTTGAGATAATTTTTGATATGAAGcggctgttccattgtggaatagtgcaggagtaaactcttgcatttcagcattcctggcagatgtgcagcttgataaagacctcaggctgtttggtttaatcagatttttgtagatcccaccttcactggtcaaagcaccggctgccaatgtgttttctggtgttgtcactgctttctgagcaaagacggcagaggcagcagctctgctggtggtgtctgtttgattgaaacatggatatctgcaggaactttagcctgaaagctcagaaagctgtgggcggtggtatatctgtgtaatgtttgtagattcttctgcagatgttcttatgccagcgagcacggaacgtttgtgagtgtgacctgctgtgcggttagaaggaagaaagatgtgtgagctgcagcagcaggaaggctgcagccgtgtaagccggggtgcaaacggcacgaaacgggctgcagcggcggagccctcggtcccgggccgtcccgggcgggcgcagcccgagcgctcccggccccgctgccgctgacccgccggggccggggccgcgctgcgggcggacagcgccgctctgcggccgccggcggctccgggccgggagggggggcggggcccggttgcgggcgcggacgggattggctcctgcgcgggatgggcggggccacgctgcagaagcgcgcgggccgaggagcgcgtgccggcggtgcggcggcgggagcagcgcgcgaggagcggcggggccggcggtgagcgaggggcgggcggacagcggggagactggacggggccgccccggtcccggctgaggggggaggctgcagggggagggacgggctgggttcggcaggaggaaggcgaggggcagccagccgcaagagcgcggccccgggccgggcaaggggcgagggggaaacacgcgggcggctgtgagggaagggagccccgggctgagcgctgcgcggggctcgggcggggccgtggggcggaggggggagcccgcggtgccgcagggcagagggaggaaagcgagcgggagggggcagcgccgggtcgggagcggcgcaggcggggccggggccgccgtgggggcgccagggggcgcgaggggcgggggcggcgctgccgcggggaggggccgggaacggggggagcggcgggagcggcggaggagcctgagggcgggacggcgcggaaggagcttgggcgggaaaggctgagggagctcagggaggggggacatcggggaggctttggcgggaaaggctgagggagctcagggaggggtgacatcggggaggctttggcgggaaaggctgagggagctcagggagggggggacatcggggaggctttggcgggaaaggatGAGGggcctcagggaggggggacatcggggaggctttggcgggaaaggctgagggagctcagggaggggtgacatcggggaggctttggcgggaaaggctgagggagctcagggaggggtgacatcggggaggctttggcgggaaaggctgagggagctcagggaggggtgacatcggggaggctttggcgggaaaggctgagggagctcagggaggggggacatcggggaggctttggcgggaaaggctgagggagctcagggaggagatggcgtcggggaggctgcagtgggcaatgctgaggtagctcaggacgggatggcactcaggtgtggtttcaaagggaaatgctgagctACCATTaggaatggacgctgggctgggaactatgaacacatcagttgtttcagagagtgttcatgacagaaatttgtgcagtgaaggattccagcaaagagaggggtaagagccaaacttagatcaggcctcctaggccgcctgcaggtttggggacagggatgacgaggttgttaatccggtcctgactgtttctttctctgtccctctcttgcagcacctgactgaatggaggagcaagtggacgggaagctcctgcgccacacacagatcacatttgttataaataagagccaataaatcgattctgagtcaatcaatcgattttatttagcaagcggtaattaggcaaaataGCGCTGGGTGActgggggaagctcagttccgccaacaggcacaccactcaacttttcgtgtgtgcttatatatgttatacgctcgttcacacgctgggaatttccgtctctggaactttgttacctgtggcaccatccgggagtcctgttatctgtggcaccatccgggagtcctgttatctgtggcaccatccaggcaatccaggcattggcttaactactactacaaggttctacaaaacataatcaaacttgcacaaccgcagttactgcttacaacaatatgcataatacaattgaatcctactcgatttgttcagcATTAGCAATTTTGACCATCAGTTATTacaatttgtgcagaaagggcagtcacaggacagcacccaatatgtcaaaactgatgccaagtgaaatgccgtaaagccctgatgagttccccctgtgtctgtgtctctcctggaaggagtctgtccccagaaggggatccagctcctgccactctctgcagaggcacatgagcagtgtccatcacctggggacacaaagggtgacgtttgccagacacccttcatctgaaccacttagatgtgtgcttgtggatgggGTATGAAACCTTATAGTGCAAATgcctatttaattgtcattgccagagggTTGACCACAGATGC
This window harbors:
- the LOC135577701 gene encoding uncharacterized protein LOC135577701; this encodes MAGRPPIRPRLAWQERPPSRPRVAWQEEVGAPQEVTSPPQPNQVDVAQPLQIDAGWLPVYQFERTRVDSIMSFVSSPEKEESQKIPFLQNICDLCYNSKRHGPPQGLDLFCQRYGLAENIKVLLEEEPRNKLRTAVRWNAMLAIAELSAVERALEGKEASLLQACFSSVFLLPPEEKMQDMGRYLFLKTMEAMDNMLQALVLGSSASRVSELLQNIFQMLLTFTTSERECVQERAVGRIEKMSSALFRHPTLASCARYLRTSERTDIVLVFIEAMRDSSIFDKKRATDLLDMVMEFPDFWLADLPKIMRCIHKNLDSINTAPARQSVASLLLLMADRRPGKVLTTLLRIAPPGDRLPC